Genomic DNA from Porites lutea chromosome 4, jaPorLute2.1, whole genome shotgun sequence:
CGCTCTACTATCTATATGAAGGGATTTAAAGAGTGACGATCCACCGAGAATCTACAAGTTGCCGAGATTGGCATTTGGTGGTAATTGTAGTCCATTCCTGTTTATTGCCACAGTTCAAAGTCACGCCACAAAATGCCGAGAAGAGTTTCCTGATGCATCAAGAGAAGTCCAGTCAAACATGTACTTGGACGATTGCCTTACCGGTGCTGATGACGTTGGAGCTACGGTGGAGTTGCAACAGTCCTTAGACAAGATGATGGAACGAGGTGGATTTAATCTGACTAAGTGGGCCAGCAATTCAAAGGAAGTTCTTAGCCACATTCCCGAGCAAGAGCAGGCGGAGTCCAGTCCCATTGATTTCAATGCAAGTAAGCCGCGAAAGGCACTAGGAATGTCTGGGAATACTTCAACTGACTGTCTCCTTTTCAGTGTTCCAGCGAGTGTGCTCACTGCTAATGATCCCGAAACGAAGAGAAGCCTGTTGAGCATTGCTTCAAAGGTGTTTGACCCTATGGGACTAATCACGCCATTAACGATCAGAGCGAAAATGTTATTCCAGGAACTTTGGCAGCGAGGTTTGCAGTGGGAGGACCGTTTGGACGATGACATTGATGATTAGTAGAGGTCGTGGAAATCGAAGCTTTCACAGTTAAGTTGCATCACCCTTCCCCGCTATTTCATGGGAAACATTGAATCAAGTTCGAGCATAGTGATCCACGGGTTTGGTGACGCTTCAACGAAGACGTAAGGTGCGGCAGTATGTATCAGGTGCGTGGATAAAGCCGGCCATATTTCAACTCATCTTGCTATGTCCAAATCGAGAGTGGCTCCCACGAAGACTGTGTCGTTGCCAGGATTAGAGTTACTTGCTGCTCTCATTAATGCAAGATCACTGGAGTTCCATGCAGAatccttaataataataataataataataataataataataataataatttacatttatatagcgcaaacCTCCATATGAATATATTCGGTTGCGCTTTACAATATTTCTATATTAAATTTATGTTAAAGGTGACTAAGGCAtgagaaactattaaaaactacaataaaaagtatttaaaacCGTCCTGGTTGTCTTCTCAATGCTTACCTGATCAACGAGAGCTGCCAAATGAATTATCTGAGTCTGTGGAGAAGGAGAGAAAACACAAACAGACAAGAGCTTGTGCGGCGATTGCGAAGGAGCCAGTGATCGATCCGTGTCGATATGAGCGATGGTTAACCTTAGTTCGAGTGGCAACATATGTACTTCGAGGCGTTCAAGCTTTCAAGTAAAAAAGAAGTTCAGGTTGCAAAGAAGTGTCAGTCGAGAAGTTACAAGACGCCAAGTTATATTGGTACCGACAGATACAATGGAAGGTCTACCAAGCAGAGTATGAAAGGCTGAAGGAAAACCTTCTTTTACCAAACACCAATGCTATGTTGAAGTTGGATCCCTACTATGCGAGAGAGATAGGGTGCTACAGGTAGGAGAAAGATTGCAGTACTCGGATTTACCTGAGGGTACCAAACATCCAATTATCTTACCGCATGGGCATCCATTGGTTTAAAAGATCATACAGAGTGTGCACAAGAAGCTGCTGCATGCTGGACCAGAGAGCACCCTTTCGGTCCTACGGCAAGAGATTTGGCTCACCAAGGGACGCCGTGAAGTTAAGAGAGATCTGGGAAAGTGTGTTTTTCGTCAACGTCAGCGCGTCGGCGATGGCGCCATTACCATCGGCGAGGGTGTCATCATCTCCAGCCTTCACTCATGTCGAAATAGGCCGATGTTTGTACGGGAGAATCCCAGCTCAACGAAGGCTTACATTTGCACTTTCACGTACGCCTGTTCTCGCATGACCCATCTAAAGCTTACTAGTGACTTATCAACCAATGAGTTCTTCCAGGCGTTGATTCGTATGATCAGTGGGAGATGACTCTGTAGCACCATTTGGTCCGACAATGCAAAGACGTTCAAGAGTGCCGACCGCGAGATCCAACAGTTGTTCACACAAGAGTCATCCGCTGAGACAAAATAGATCAAGAGGAGCTCCAGGCCAACTTGACCTCTAGAGTAATCAAATGGAGGTTCATAGTCGAACGTTCTCCTTGGTGTGGTGGCTGGTGGGAGAGGCTGTTACGTTCCGTGAAGGAACCTGTTCGCAAGGTTTTAGGCAAGGCGTTGTTGTCCTATCAAGATTTGGCAACAGTATTTACCAGAATTGAGGCAGTTATTAACTAGAGGCCGCTCACGACAGTAAGTGATGATGTGAGAGATCTAATGCCCATAACACCGGCTCATCTTGCACTTGGCAGGTCATTGTATAGCTTACCAGACGAAGTTTCAACACACGAAGGTACAACGAGGCAGCGATACCTGTATAAGCAGAAGCTTCTTACCCATTTCTGGCAGCGCTGGCGAGGAGAGTACCTGCATCAGTTATCAGTCAGATATAAGTGGGTGTGTGAACAGCCAGCCATCAAGATCGGAGACGTATTGCTAATTTCGGAAGACAATGTGTCAAGAGGTAAGTGGCCAACGGGACGAGTTGAAAGATTGGTTCCTGGAAAAGATGGCCTTGTTCGTACTGTAACCCTTAAGACACAGAAAGGACGTTAACGGAGACCTGTTCAGAGGCTGCATCGTCTGGAAGCGAATACTACTCAGTTTGTAAGTGATAAATTTGGCGACAGTGGCCCTAACAGTGGGGAGACGCCacttaaaaagtcaaaaagaaGGTGGAGAAGAAACAAGCTACGAGAAAACCAGTTCCAAGTCTCCAACAGTATTAGAGAATTTCGGGGGATGTTCGGGCCCGAAACCGAAGCGGTAGATCGTCTCGACCCCCCGTGAGACTACACTTGTAATGTAACGACCCGGGACATGTTGTTGCATTAGTGTTATGGGATGTCATAACATGTGCTTTTCGCTCGCGAAAAAAATTGTAGTCTGAATTCTGTAAGATTTGTTCGCGATGGAACATTAAAGTTATTGCTGTTGCTATCAAGAGGAGAAGTTGTTTTGGAGTTGGAACTGAACATAGTCGAagctctccacaacggccaccttagGGACACaggaaagtggccgttgtggagaggtggccgttaagGGGAGGTAGGAGTCTAATACGATAATTTCTTTTAGGGACTGACAACATATTTATTGTGCTAAGTTCATGGTTACTTTAtcctttaaggtggctccaTACAATAATTTTCTAGCGACATCCTCCATTTTTGAATCTCTTATACTTAAACAAATTGATCTTCATGGAAAAACCATTAAAACACATGTATTACACATGGACCAAACTTcattatgatattattttttgggaGATCGGAATAACTATCACGTggtaatgacgtcacaatagtttTAGCTTGAAGCCAGACCTGAACTTTGGAAATGCTTTACGCTGTGCATACTTTGAGTTCCTGTCTTCCGTTGTGCGAAGTTTCACAGAAATCTATGAGAGGAATTTCGAGATATCTTGGAACTTTTACAAAAAGGACATAAATTATGCATGAACTGAAGACTGGACTCTATGCAGACAAAGTTGCTACATTTGGATGTTCCGAGAAGGGGTCTATCACTCATTCGTTTTGCAAATTACCCTTATACACTCTTCAATCAGCTAAATGTAAGCAGACTTGCAAAAACTTGTGAA
This window encodes:
- the LOC140934264 gene encoding uncharacterized protein; this translates as MLSVERIDPVTDSLNQFWELQSIGIVDKGDAHMSLEEEESVRQFNKVLKFDGERYEVPLLWKGAAPPLRSNYFQAANRLKSVERQLKENPEEANAYKDASNQYVEKGYAVEVKDEDKKVSPFLFIATVQSHATKCREEFPDASREVQSNMYLDDCLTGADDVGATVELQQSLDKMMERGGFNLTKWASNSKEVLSHIPEQEQAESSPIDFNASKPRKALGMSGNTSTDCLLFSVPASVLTANDPETKRSLLSIASKVFDPMGLITPLTIRAKMLFQELWQRGLQWEDRLDDDIDD